The proteins below come from a single Arthrobacter sp. zg-Y1171 genomic window:
- a CDS encoding acyl-CoA dehydrogenase family protein produces MSTPTTPSTPASPDPAAPDLETLRTASDVLGLDGLLSEDELALRAKVRAFVDERIRPNIKDWYEDAVFPVEIVRELGDLGVLGMHLEGYGCPGRSAVEYGIAAMELEAGDSGLRTFVSVQGSLAMTAIHKWGSEEQKNRYLPGMARGELIGCFGLTEPTAGSDPSSMSTFAVHDGDGWVLSGAKRWIGLASIADVAVVWAQTDDGVRGFLVPTDTPGFSAVPIEPKLSMRASIQCDVFLEDVRLPGSALLPGAKGLRGPFSCLNEARYGILWGSMGAARDSYEEALKYSLERLQFDKPLAAYQITQEKLVNMLLEIQKGVLLAIHTGRLKDAGTLAPVQISVGKLNNVREAIAICRDARAILGGNGITLDYSPLRHANNLESVRTYEGTDEVHTLILGQHITGISAFR; encoded by the coding sequence ATGAGCACGCCCACGACGCCGTCTACCCCGGCCTCCCCGGACCCCGCGGCACCGGACCTCGAGACCCTCCGGACGGCGTCGGACGTCTTGGGCCTGGACGGACTCCTCAGCGAGGACGAACTGGCCCTGCGCGCGAAGGTCCGCGCCTTTGTGGACGAACGCATCCGGCCGAACATCAAGGACTGGTACGAAGACGCCGTCTTCCCGGTGGAGATCGTCCGGGAACTGGGCGACCTCGGTGTGCTCGGCATGCATCTGGAAGGCTACGGCTGCCCCGGCCGCTCCGCCGTCGAATACGGGATCGCCGCGATGGAACTGGAGGCCGGCGATTCGGGCCTGCGCACCTTCGTCTCCGTGCAGGGCTCGCTGGCCATGACCGCCATCCATAAATGGGGCTCGGAGGAACAGAAGAACCGGTACCTGCCGGGCATGGCCCGCGGCGAACTGATCGGCTGCTTCGGCCTCACCGAACCCACCGCCGGATCCGACCCGTCCAGCATGAGCACCTTCGCAGTGCACGACGGCGACGGCTGGGTCCTGAGCGGCGCCAAGCGGTGGATCGGGCTGGCCTCCATTGCCGACGTCGCAGTGGTCTGGGCGCAGACCGACGACGGCGTCCGCGGCTTCCTCGTTCCCACGGACACCCCGGGCTTCTCCGCCGTGCCGATCGAGCCGAAACTGTCCATGCGTGCCTCCATCCAGTGCGATGTGTTCCTGGAGGATGTACGGCTGCCGGGCTCGGCGCTGCTGCCCGGCGCGAAAGGCCTGCGCGGACCGTTCTCCTGCCTGAACGAGGCCCGCTACGGAATCCTCTGGGGGTCGATGGGCGCGGCCCGGGACAGCTACGAGGAGGCGCTGAAGTATTCGCTGGAACGGCTGCAGTTCGACAAGCCGCTGGCCGCCTACCAGATCACCCAGGAGAAGCTGGTGAACATGCTGCTGGAAATACAGAAGGGCGTGCTGCTGGCGATCCACACCGGCCGGCTCAAGGATGCGGGGACGCTGGCGCCGGTGCAGATTTCCGTGGGCAAGCTGAACAATGTGCGCGAGGCGATCGCGATCTGCCGGGACGCCCGCGCCATCCTGGGCGGCAACGGCATCACCTTGGACTATTCACCGCTCCGGCATGCGAACAACCTCGAATCGGTGCGGACCTACGAGGGCACCGACGAAGTGCACACCCTGATCCTGGGCCAGCACATCACGGGGATTTCCGCGTTCCGTTAG
- a CDS encoding thiolase family protein, protein MTEAYLVSGVRTPVGRYGGALSSVRPDDLAALVLQEAVARAGVNPADVDEVLLGNTNQAGEDNRNVARMAALLAGFPDTVPAMTVNRLCASGLSAIITASQMIRSGAADIVVAGGVESMSRAPWVLAKPEKAFAKPGELADSAIGARFTNPRFYDLPGTTYSMPETAEELAARDGISREDSDAFALRSHHRALAAIDEGRFTDEIVPVETKKGVVKTDEGPRRETSMEALAKLRPIVRSDGVVTAGNSSSLNDGASAVVVASASAVRRLGLNARARIVDGASAGVAPAVMGIGPVPATQKVLDRAGWSLGDIEAVELNEAFAAQSLACIRALNLDESIVNRDGGAIALGHALGSSGSRLTVTMLNRMEREGASKSLVTMCVGLGQGVSMLLERV, encoded by the coding sequence ATGACTGAGGCTTATCTGGTGTCCGGCGTCCGCACTCCCGTCGGCCGTTACGGCGGTGCCCTCTCAAGTGTCCGCCCCGACGACCTTGCGGCCCTGGTCTTGCAGGAGGCGGTGGCCCGCGCAGGGGTGAATCCGGCCGACGTCGACGAGGTACTGCTGGGCAACACGAACCAGGCCGGCGAGGACAACCGGAACGTGGCACGGATGGCGGCCCTGCTGGCCGGGTTCCCCGATACCGTGCCGGCGATGACCGTAAACCGGCTCTGCGCCTCCGGGCTCAGCGCGATCATCACGGCCTCGCAGATGATTCGCTCGGGTGCTGCGGACATTGTGGTGGCCGGGGGAGTGGAGTCGATGTCGCGGGCGCCGTGGGTGCTGGCGAAACCGGAGAAGGCCTTCGCCAAGCCGGGGGAGCTGGCTGATTCCGCGATCGGCGCCCGGTTCACCAACCCTCGGTTCTACGACTTGCCCGGCACCACCTACTCCATGCCCGAAACCGCCGAGGAGCTGGCCGCCCGGGATGGGATCTCCCGTGAGGATTCCGACGCCTTCGCGCTGCGCTCGCATCATCGCGCGCTCGCGGCCATTGACGAGGGGCGCTTCACGGACGAGATCGTGCCGGTGGAAACGAAGAAGGGCGTGGTGAAGACCGACGAGGGTCCGCGCCGGGAAACCAGCATGGAGGCGCTGGCGAAGCTGCGGCCCATCGTCCGGTCCGACGGCGTGGTGACCGCCGGGAACTCGAGCTCACTGAACGACGGCGCGTCCGCCGTCGTCGTCGCCAGCGCCAGTGCCGTCCGTCGGCTGGGTCTGAATGCCCGCGCCCGGATTGTCGACGGCGCTTCCGCCGGTGTGGCGCCGGCCGTGATGGGCATCGGGCCGGTGCCGGCGACGCAGAAGGTGCTGGACCGGGCGGGCTGGTCGCTTGGCGACATTGAGGCCGTGGAGCTGAACGAGGCCTTCGCCGCACAGTCGCTGGCGTGCATACGCGCCCTGAACCTGGACGAGTCCATCGTGAACCGCGACGGCGGGGCCATCGCTCTCGGGCATGCGCTGGGGTCGTCCGGGTCCCGGCTTACGGTGACGATGCTGAACCGGATGGAACGTGAGGGGGCGTCGAAGAGTTTGGTGACCATGTGCGTGGGGCTGGGCCAGGGCGTCTCGATGCTGCTGGAGCGGGTTTAG
- a CDS encoding HAD family hydrolase — protein sequence MLASDLDRTLIYSANALFLNTEDALAPAMVVAEVYEGKPLSFMTRAAEALLVSAAEVSVFVPVTTRTVAQYRRIQLPGPTPEYAVTTNGGVILHHGEPDADWQASVRGLVGSGCAPLAEVEAYLGRPEFHEWILKLRSAEDLFVYAIVDRDALPGEFLLALEDWCDARGWTVSLQGRKLYCVPTPVTKQQAVAEVARRIGADRIIAAGDSLLDRPMLECADVAFRPAHGELDDAGYFDPHLQVTEARGILAGEEIVRLMLGLVRG from the coding sequence ATGCTCGCGTCCGATCTGGACCGCACCCTGATCTACTCCGCCAACGCGCTGTTCCTGAACACCGAGGACGCCCTGGCTCCTGCCATGGTGGTGGCCGAAGTCTATGAGGGTAAGCCGCTGTCCTTTATGACCCGTGCCGCCGAGGCGCTGCTGGTCTCCGCCGCGGAAGTCTCCGTGTTCGTCCCCGTGACCACGCGGACCGTGGCCCAGTACCGCCGCATCCAGCTGCCCGGCCCGACGCCGGAGTATGCCGTCACCACCAATGGCGGCGTCATCCTGCACCATGGAGAGCCCGACGCCGACTGGCAGGCCTCCGTGCGCGGCCTGGTGGGTTCCGGGTGCGCGCCGCTGGCCGAGGTCGAGGCCTACCTGGGCCGTCCTGAATTCCATGAATGGATTCTGAAGCTTCGTTCCGCTGAGGACCTGTTCGTGTACGCGATTGTGGACCGGGATGCCCTCCCCGGCGAGTTCCTGCTGGCTCTGGAGGACTGGTGCGATGCGCGCGGCTGGACCGTGTCGCTGCAGGGCCGCAAGCTCTACTGCGTGCCGACGCCGGTCACCAAACAGCAGGCCGTTGCCGAGGTTGCCCGCCGCATCGGTGCGGACCGCATCATCGCGGCCGGGGATTCCCTTCTGGACCGGCCGATGCTGGAGTGCGCCGACGTCGCGTTCCGTCCCGCGCACGGCGAGCTGGACGACGCGGGCTACTTCGATCCGCACCTTCAGGTCACCGAGGCGCGCGGGATCCTGGCCGGGGAAGAAATTGTCCGGCTGATGCTGGGGCTGGTGCGGGGATAG
- a CDS encoding phosphoribosyltransferase domain-containing protein, producing MKHHPWTGGFVNEALGVRITSDPAALLPVEDLVGLALRRNPRRAHLLVSRVLAKHVPTEPALVLAAGELLGALAGAALGSTVDDAVLRGVAADLAAVLEDCESTAGSRRANDDGGRHAAARTPRARLQYARERLWDLPVAHPEVVTIGYAETATGLGRLVADMLGSYYIHSTRHAPAGAVAYGAFEEAHSHATSHRLLPVDPALLNSPTPVVLVDDELSTGATVINTITELHAAAPHPLYVVASLIDLRSDADRARFDELADALGCSIRVVALGTGSIELGEDILARAEELISGLAPPEPACAEPAGAEPAGTEPAALSAAVSDPGRVTVLDYSSAARSLRSDRFGNRAGISSEYLGTLPDALPGAVSAESLALVASRISAALPASAESVLVLGCEEFIHVPLTIANAVAEALPGATVRFSTTTRSPIVPIDRSDYAIANAVDFASHDVTEDGPGPRHAYNVGPRRAADDSASDTGFDSIVLLPEPGTDPASISGPGSVTEALRAVTGAVVVVLLPADVPAPEDWTGSVAAAVPLTGPEFGSYAPEDVTWLLKDLRDAKLEAPTAEREAAIQSGGANYAESLPMEYLPSAQYQDLYEEALRRSAPRVASAVGTVTELALAARNREPVLVSLARAGTPIGILMRRWAQRMHGLDLPHYTMSIVRGVGMDETALRYLARTYSPERILFVDGWTGKGAITRELTAALDKFEATDGVRFSPELAVLADPGHSVGLFGTREDYLIPSACLNSTVSGLVSRTVFNKDLIAPDDFHGAKFYAHLAGADVSRDFLTAIERHFDDVRPEAEAAAASLAAADRTPTWVGWQAVERLSEEYGIHNVNLVKPGVGETTRVLLRRVPWKVLVHPGALEDVAHVLLLAEQRGVPVEEVPDLPFSCVGLIHPRFTAGAVGADGRAVAAAVPGADA from the coding sequence TTGAAGCACCACCCCTGGACCGGCGGATTTGTGAACGAGGCCCTGGGAGTGCGGATCACCTCTGATCCTGCAGCGCTGTTGCCGGTAGAGGACCTGGTGGGACTGGCATTGCGCCGCAACCCCCGCCGCGCGCACCTGCTCGTGTCCCGCGTGCTGGCCAAACATGTACCTACCGAACCGGCGCTCGTCCTGGCTGCCGGAGAGCTTCTCGGCGCACTGGCCGGAGCGGCACTCGGCAGCACGGTGGACGACGCCGTGCTGCGCGGCGTCGCAGCCGACCTTGCGGCGGTGCTCGAGGACTGCGAGAGTACAGCCGGATCCAGGCGGGCAAACGACGACGGCGGCCGGCACGCCGCGGCCCGCACACCGCGCGCCCGGCTGCAGTATGCCCGTGAACGGCTCTGGGACCTGCCCGTCGCCCACCCCGAGGTGGTGACCATCGGCTACGCCGAGACCGCCACCGGTCTGGGCCGGCTCGTCGCCGACATGCTGGGCTCCTACTACATCCATTCCACCCGGCACGCACCCGCGGGTGCGGTGGCGTACGGCGCCTTCGAGGAAGCCCATTCGCACGCTACCTCGCACCGGCTGCTGCCCGTGGATCCTGCCCTGCTGAACAGCCCTACCCCCGTGGTGCTGGTCGACGATGAGCTCAGCACCGGCGCCACCGTCATCAACACCATCACCGAACTGCATGCCGCCGCACCGCATCCGCTCTACGTGGTGGCCTCGCTGATCGACCTGCGCTCGGACGCCGACCGTGCCCGTTTCGACGAGCTCGCGGACGCGCTGGGCTGCAGCATCCGCGTGGTCGCGCTGGGGACGGGCAGCATCGAACTGGGCGAGGACATCCTGGCCCGGGCCGAGGAACTGATTAGCGGATTGGCTCCTCCGGAGCCGGCCTGCGCAGAGCCCGCCGGCGCTGAGCCGGCCGGTACTGAGCCGGCCGCGTTGTCCGCTGCCGTTTCCGACCCCGGTAGGGTGACCGTGCTGGATTACTCCAGTGCCGCACGCAGCCTGCGCAGCGACCGCTTCGGCAACCGTGCCGGCATCTCCTCCGAATACCTCGGCACCCTGCCGGACGCCCTGCCCGGAGCAGTCTCGGCAGAGAGCCTGGCACTCGTTGCCTCCCGCATCTCCGCCGCACTGCCCGCTTCGGCGGAATCGGTGCTGGTCCTGGGCTGCGAGGAATTCATCCATGTGCCGCTGACCATCGCCAACGCCGTGGCCGAAGCGCTGCCGGGTGCCACGGTCCGGTTCTCCACCACCACCCGTTCCCCCATCGTCCCGATCGACCGGTCGGATTACGCCATTGCCAATGCCGTGGACTTCGCCAGCCACGATGTCACCGAGGACGGTCCCGGCCCGCGGCACGCGTACAACGTCGGACCCCGCCGAGCTGCCGACGACAGCGCCTCGGACACCGGCTTCGACAGCATTGTGCTCCTTCCCGAACCCGGCACCGACCCTGCATCCATCAGCGGCCCCGGCAGCGTGACCGAGGCGCTGCGCGCGGTGACCGGCGCCGTCGTCGTTGTCCTGTTGCCGGCCGATGTCCCCGCGCCCGAGGACTGGACCGGTTCCGTTGCCGCGGCCGTGCCGCTGACCGGCCCGGAGTTCGGGTCCTACGCGCCCGAGGACGTGACCTGGCTGCTGAAGGACCTGCGCGACGCCAAGCTGGAGGCCCCCACCGCCGAGCGGGAGGCGGCCATCCAGTCCGGCGGGGCGAACTACGCGGAGTCGCTGCCGATGGAGTACCTGCCCTCGGCCCAGTACCAGGACCTGTACGAGGAGGCGCTGCGCCGTTCCGCGCCCCGGGTCGCGTCCGCCGTCGGCACCGTGACCGAACTGGCGCTGGCCGCCCGAAACCGCGAACCGGTGCTGGTGTCGCTCGCCCGGGCCGGCACACCGATCGGGATCCTCATGCGCCGTTGGGCGCAGCGGATGCATGGGCTGGACCTGCCGCACTACACCATGAGCATTGTGCGCGGCGTGGGGATGGATGAAACGGCGCTGCGTTATCTGGCGCGGACGTACTCCCCCGAGCGGATCCTGTTCGTGGACGGCTGGACCGGCAAGGGTGCCATCACACGCGAGCTGACCGCGGCGCTGGATAAGTTCGAAGCCACCGACGGCGTGCGGTTCTCCCCGGAGCTCGCGGTGCTGGCCGATCCCGGCCACTCCGTGGGGCTGTTCGGCACGCGGGAGGATTACCTGATTCCGTCGGCCTGCCTGAACTCGACCGTCTCCGGGCTGGTGTCCCGCACGGTCTTCAACAAGGACCTGATTGCGCCGGACGATTTCCACGGCGCGAAGTTCTACGCGCATCTGGCCGGCGCCGATGTGTCGCGGGACTTCCTGACGGCGATCGAACGGCACTTCGACGACGTACGCCCCGAAGCGGAGGCTGCTGCGGCGTCACTCGCTGCTGCGGACCGGACCCCCACGTGGGTGGGCTGGCAGGCAGTGGAGCGCCTAAGCGAGGAATACGGCATCCACAACGTGAACCTGGTGAAGCCCGGCGTCGGCGAGACCACCCGTGTGCTGCTGCGCCGGGTGCCGTGGAAGGTGCTGGTGCATCCCGGGGCGCTGGAGGACGTGGCGCATGTGCTGCTTCTGGCCGAACAGCGCGGCGTGCCCGTGGAAGAAGTGCCGGACCTGCCGTTCAGCTGCGTGGGCCTGATCCATCCCCGGTTCACTGCCGGCGCCGTGGGCGCCGACGGACGGGCCGTTGCTGCTGCCGTTCCGGGAGCCGACGCGTGA
- a CDS encoding HpcH/HpaI aldolase/citrate lyase family protein, whose protein sequence is MRHFSYLSEPETARLFHLAPQELTLDSDAGLLATALGATLYCPATRPDLVKDVRKQAARGAVSMVICLEDSIADAEVPAAETNVVEALAELHAAGIRKAGDPEDLMLFVRVRTPEQLLGLAERGGQTLDVLTGFVIPKFENTSGAAQRFLDALHTVNDARWAADPGARPLRIMPILESPLMIHAETRTHTLGGIFDVLEANRPDILAVRIGATDMSSAYGLRRSRDLTIYDVKVVSAVIGDIVNMLGRPGGFVISGPVWEHYSSGERLLRPMLRSSPFADADELGLRQRLLTANLDGLIREIELDQANGLLGKTVIHPSHVPLVHAMSVISHEAYLDALHISGEAGGGAAASPYRNKMNEMKPHQAWAASTLVRAAAFGVAAPDITYVDLLEASMN, encoded by the coding sequence GTGCGCCATTTCTCCTACCTCAGCGAGCCGGAAACCGCCCGTCTGTTCCACCTCGCACCGCAGGAACTGACCCTCGATTCCGACGCCGGACTGCTGGCGACCGCGCTCGGGGCCACGCTTTACTGCCCCGCAACCCGCCCGGACCTGGTCAAGGACGTCCGCAAACAGGCTGCCCGCGGAGCCGTCAGCATGGTCATCTGCCTGGAGGATTCCATTGCCGACGCCGAGGTTCCGGCAGCGGAGACCAACGTGGTGGAAGCCCTCGCCGAGCTGCACGCTGCCGGCATCCGGAAAGCCGGCGACCCCGAAGACCTGATGCTCTTCGTCCGCGTCCGCACGCCCGAACAGCTGCTGGGCCTCGCAGAACGCGGCGGGCAGACCCTGGACGTCCTCACCGGGTTCGTGATTCCGAAGTTCGAGAACACGTCCGGTGCCGCCCAGCGCTTCCTCGACGCCCTGCACACCGTGAACGACGCCCGCTGGGCCGCCGATCCCGGTGCCAGGCCGCTGCGGATCATGCCGATCCTCGAGTCTCCGCTGATGATCCACGCCGAGACCCGCACGCATACCCTCGGCGGCATCTTCGACGTACTGGAAGCGAACCGGCCGGACATCCTGGCCGTGCGGATCGGCGCCACGGACATGTCCAGCGCCTACGGGCTGCGCCGTTCCCGGGACCTCACCATTTACGACGTCAAGGTGGTCTCCGCGGTGATCGGGGACATCGTCAACATGCTCGGCAGGCCGGGCGGCTTTGTCATCAGCGGCCCGGTCTGGGAACACTACAGCTCCGGCGAGCGCCTGCTGCGCCCGATGCTTCGTTCCTCCCCCTTCGCGGACGCCGACGAGCTGGGCCTGCGCCAGCGGCTGCTGACGGCGAACCTGGACGGGCTCATCCGCGAAATCGAACTGGACCAGGCCAACGGACTGCTCGGCAAGACCGTCATCCACCCCTCGCATGTTCCCCTGGTCCACGCCATGTCCGTGATCAGCCACGAGGCATACCTGGATGCCCTCCACATTTCCGGCGAGGCCGGGGGCGGCGCCGCGGCGTCGCCGTACCGCAACAAGATGAACGAAATGAAACCGCATCAGGCGTGGGCAGCTTCCACCCTCGTCCGGGCCGCTGCCTTCGGCGTGGCAGCCCCCGACATCACCTATGTAGATCTTCTGGAAGCGAGCATGAATTGA
- a CDS encoding TerD family protein has protein sequence MGTLVAGANAALTAENPGLSSVLVGLGWDVIPSRGPAAELVPLTLLCGSDGRVLSDEHLVFFNQIASPEGSVVFEGDDDTEQIDVDLSRVPDAVSKIVFAVYADPEMRGPGTFAAVRSAYIRVARPNGGELVRFDLPSANRDSITAMMFGELYRHRTDWKFRALGQGYTTGLRGLAADFGFDL, from the coding sequence ATGGGAACCCTGGTAGCCGGCGCCAATGCCGCCCTCACCGCCGAAAACCCCGGCCTCAGCTCCGTCCTGGTGGGACTGGGCTGGGACGTGATCCCCAGCCGCGGGCCCGCCGCCGAACTCGTTCCGCTGACCCTGCTGTGCGGCTCCGACGGCCGGGTCCTCTCCGACGAGCACCTGGTCTTCTTCAACCAGATCGCCAGCCCGGAGGGTTCCGTGGTGTTCGAGGGCGACGACGACACCGAGCAGATCGACGTCGACCTGTCCCGGGTGCCGGACGCCGTCTCCAAGATCGTCTTCGCCGTCTACGCCGACCCGGAGATGCGCGGACCGGGCACCTTCGCCGCCGTGCGCAGCGCCTACATCCGGGTGGCACGGCCCAACGGCGGGGAGCTGGTCCGGTTCGACCTGCCCTCGGCGAACCGGGACAGCATCACCGCCATGATGTTCGGCGAGCTGTACCGGCACCGCACCGACTGGAAGTTCCGCGCCCTGGGCCAGGGGTACACCACCGGCCTGCGCGGACTGGCTGCCGACTTCGGATTCGATCTCTAG
- a CDS encoding toxic anion resistance protein produces MTTPLTPPDATEAALVLKAPEPPAPVAPESAPGMVPVPEERRVEIAAQAKSFMEEVSKLDARSPEFTAQVDSINKLAGAEMVQSAGYSTRLLDRSSTSVAGAKKSGNDAQKKVAVTLGDLRSTVEDLTPNQANLGTGRKILGIIPGGNKLAKYFQKYESAQVQLDKIIKALMAGQDELLKDNASLAGEKVELWKTMQTLSEYSVLAESLDAACVEKVDKLKNSGQIEQANALEADVLFPIRQRRQDILTQLAVSVQGYLAMDLIRKNNVELIKGVERARTTTISALRTAVIVAQALANQKMVLDQIDAVNTTTNNMILSTSEMLKDQTARIHQQASSSGVSVETLQKAFDNVYQTMDAIDTFRSEAARNMEGTVKSLESTITQAKPYLERSRQSESR; encoded by the coding sequence ATGACCACACCGTTGACTCCCCCGGACGCCACCGAAGCCGCCCTGGTGCTGAAAGCCCCGGAACCGCCCGCTCCGGTCGCTCCCGAGAGCGCCCCGGGCATGGTTCCGGTGCCGGAGGAACGCCGCGTCGAAATCGCCGCCCAGGCCAAGTCGTTCATGGAGGAAGTCTCCAAGCTGGACGCCCGCAGCCCCGAGTTCACCGCCCAGGTGGATTCCATCAACAAGCTGGCCGGTGCGGAAATGGTGCAGTCCGCCGGATACTCCACCCGTCTGCTGGACCGTTCCTCCACCTCCGTGGCCGGGGCGAAGAAGTCCGGCAACGATGCGCAGAAGAAGGTCGCCGTCACCCTGGGCGACCTGCGCAGCACCGTCGAGGACCTCACCCCGAACCAGGCGAACCTGGGCACCGGACGCAAGATCCTCGGCATCATCCCCGGCGGCAACAAGCTGGCGAAGTACTTCCAGAAGTACGAGTCCGCGCAGGTCCAGCTGGACAAGATCATCAAGGCCCTGATGGCCGGCCAGGATGAACTGCTCAAGGACAACGCCTCCCTCGCCGGGGAAAAGGTGGAGCTGTGGAAGACCATGCAGACCCTGAGCGAATACTCCGTGCTCGCCGAGTCCCTGGATGCGGCCTGCGTGGAAAAGGTGGACAAGCTCAAGAACTCCGGGCAGATCGAGCAGGCCAACGCCCTGGAAGCGGATGTCCTCTTCCCCATCCGCCAGCGCCGCCAGGACATCCTCACCCAGCTGGCCGTGTCCGTGCAGGGCTACCTCGCCATGGACCTGATCCGCAAGAACAACGTGGAACTGATCAAGGGTGTGGAGCGGGCGCGCACCACCACCATTTCCGCGCTGCGCACCGCCGTCATCGTGGCCCAGGCCCTGGCCAACCAGAAGATGGTGCTGGACCAGATCGACGCGGTGAACACCACCACGAACAACATGATCCTGAGCACCAGCGAAATGCTCAAGGACCAGACCGCCCGGATCCACCAGCAGGCCTCCAGCTCCGGCGTGAGCGTGGAAACCCTGCAGAAGGCGTTCGACAACGTGTACCAGACCATGGACGCGATCGACACGTTCCGCTCGGAAGCGGCCCGCAATATGGAAGGGACCGTGAAGTCCCTGGAATCCACCATCACGCAGGCCAAGCCGTACCTCGAGCGCTCCCGCCAGAGCGAGTCCCGCTAA